A single region of the Pseudorhodoplanes sp. genome encodes:
- the hisH gene encoding imidazole glycerol phosphate synthase subunit HisH, with amino-acid sequence MTTAIVDYGSGNLHSAAKAFERAARDAGLAEQIVVTNDPATVARADRVVLPGVGAFADCRRGLDAVSGMIDALQDNVIKRGSPFFGICVGMQLMAERGREYEVTPGLGWIKGEVDRIAPSDAALKIPHMGWNTLDMRKPHPLLEGIATGKSGLHAYFVHSYQLKVEDKADLIAEAEYGGPVTAIVGRDNIVGTQFHPEKSQKLGLALIANFLKWKP; translated from the coding sequence ATGACGACGGCGATCGTCGATTACGGCTCCGGCAATCTGCACTCCGCCGCCAAAGCCTTTGAGCGCGCGGCGCGGGACGCGGGGCTTGCCGAGCAGATTGTTGTCACCAACGATCCGGCGACGGTGGCGCGCGCGGATCGCGTGGTGCTGCCCGGGGTTGGCGCCTTTGCCGATTGCCGGCGCGGTCTCGATGCGGTTTCGGGCATGATCGATGCGCTGCAGGACAATGTCATCAAGCGCGGCAGCCCGTTCTTCGGGATCTGCGTCGGCATGCAGTTGATGGCCGAACGCGGCCGCGAATACGAGGTGACGCCGGGTTTAGGCTGGATCAAGGGCGAGGTTGATCGCATCGCGCCGTCGGATGCGGCGCTGAAGATTCCGCATATGGGCTGGAACACGCTGGATATGCGCAAGCCGCATCCGTTGCTCGAGGGCATTGCGACCGGGAAGAGCGGACTGCACGCCTATTTCGTGCATTCCTATCAGCTCAAGGTGGAAGACAAAGCCGATCTGATTGCGGAGGCCGAGTATGGCGGTCCGGTGACGGCGATCGTCGGGCGCGACAACATCGTCGGCACGCAGTTCCATCCGGAAAAGAGTCAGAAGCTCGGACTGGCGCTGATTGCGAATTTTCTGAAATGGAAGCCGTGA
- a CDS encoding TonB-dependent receptor, whose translation MSFQTVAAQTQLPEIVITAPSPILAGRSPGQIAGLQTGILPVVDNVFAPVTVIPNPEILSNGAATLGDVMFSKPGITSSTYAPGASRPVIRGLDNFRVRIQENGVGSHDLSDLGEDHGVPIDPLSADQIEVIRGPATLRYGSQAIGGVVSVTNNRIPTTPIPNGFSARFQGAATTGDDGREGSGVLEAGARNFAMHVDAFDRRQFDYDIPGGQKQTNSWVNAKGQSMGGSFVFDQGFLGMSVSRNLSMYGISGGEAAENGTRIDLDQTKFNARGEFHPDSDVIEAVRFWFGATKYQHDEQALVDGAHQIMSTFKNKQQEARVELQHAPVAGWNGAVGFQYGNQKVATDGEAEEFLLPAHAQNAAAYLFEQYNINPNLKFQAAGRIERATVDGTAGLFTSDFLPVGPGDEPLLDRRKRSFLPASVSAGLIQQLPWGMAASLTGQYVERAPTAAELFAKGVHEATGTFEIGNPNLDKEKATSVEFGLRRKEGPLRFDATAYYTKYKGFIFKQFTGNSCGEEFDSCVVGDGEELQQIAYARRDATFKGAEVAAQFDVLPIAGGMFGVEGQYDVVDARFSDGSYVPRIPPQRLGGGVFWRHENWFARVHLLQAYAQNKIAANETPTAGYDLLNAEISYTQKFKPSDFGAQEFVWGVAGSNLLNDDIRNHVAFRKDEILQPGRNFRVFAKVRF comes from the coding sequence TTGAGTTTTCAGACGGTCGCGGCGCAGACACAGCTTCCCGAGATCGTCATCACCGCACCAAGCCCCATTCTGGCGGGACGCTCGCCCGGCCAAATTGCCGGCCTGCAAACAGGGATCCTGCCCGTCGTCGATAACGTCTTCGCGCCGGTCACAGTCATTCCCAACCCGGAGATTTTGAGCAATGGCGCGGCCACGCTCGGCGACGTCATGTTCAGCAAGCCGGGCATCACCTCCTCCACTTACGCTCCCGGCGCCAGCCGGCCGGTGATCCGCGGTCTCGACAATTTCCGGGTGCGTATCCAAGAGAACGGTGTCGGCTCGCATGATCTTTCCGATCTCGGCGAGGATCACGGCGTGCCGATCGATCCGCTCTCCGCCGACCAGATCGAGGTCATTCGCGGACCCGCCACCTTGCGTTACGGTTCGCAGGCGATCGGCGGCGTGGTCAGCGTGACGAACAACCGCATTCCGACCACACCCATCCCTAATGGCTTCAGCGCGCGCTTCCAAGGCGCCGCGACCACGGGCGACGACGGGCGTGAAGGCTCGGGCGTGCTTGAAGCCGGGGCCAGGAATTTTGCGATGCATGTCGACGCGTTTGATCGCCGCCAGTTCGACTACGATATTCCGGGCGGGCAGAAGCAGACAAATTCCTGGGTAAATGCAAAAGGTCAGTCGATGGGTGGCTCGTTCGTGTTCGATCAGGGCTTTCTCGGGATGTCGGTGAGCCGCAATCTGTCCATGTACGGCATCTCCGGCGGCGAGGCGGCGGAGAACGGCACGCGCATCGATCTCGACCAGACCAAGTTCAATGCCCGCGGCGAATTCCATCCCGATTCCGACGTGATCGAAGCGGTGCGCTTCTGGTTCGGCGCGACCAAATATCAGCATGACGAGCAGGCCTTGGTCGACGGCGCGCACCAGATCATGTCGACCTTCAAGAACAAGCAGCAGGAGGCGCGCGTCGAATTGCAGCACGCGCCGGTTGCGGGCTGGAACGGCGCGGTGGGTTTCCAGTACGGCAACCAGAAGGTCGCGACCGACGGCGAAGCGGAGGAATTCCTGCTGCCCGCGCATGCGCAGAACGCCGCCGCCTATCTGTTCGAGCAATACAACATCAATCCCAACCTGAAATTCCAGGCAGCGGGGCGCATCGAACGCGCCACGGTCGACGGCACGGCCGGCCTGTTTACATCCGATTTCCTGCCCGTCGGGCCCGGCGACGAGCCGCTGCTCGATCGCCGCAAACGCAGCTTTCTTCCCGCAAGCGTCAGCGCCGGCCTCATCCAGCAACTGCCGTGGGGCATGGCTGCCAGCCTCACCGGCCAATATGTCGAGCGCGCGCCGACCGCGGCGGAATTGTTCGCCAAGGGCGTGCATGAGGCGACCGGCACCTTCGAGATCGGCAATCCAAATCTCGACAAGGAAAAGGCAACCAGCGTTGAATTCGGCCTGCGCCGCAAGGAAGGCCCGCTGCGTTTCGATGCCACAGCCTATTACACAAAATACAAGGGCTTCATCTTCAAGCAATTCACCGGCAATAGCTGCGGCGAGGAATTCGATTCCTGCGTCGTCGGCGACGGTGAGGAATTGCAGCAGATCGCCTATGCCCGGCGCGATGCGACCTTCAAGGGTGCAGAGGTAGCCGCACAGTTCGACGTGCTTCCGATTGCGGGCGGCATGTTCGGTGTCGAAGGCCAGTATGACGTTGTCGATGCGCGGTTCAGCGACGGCAGCTACGTGCCGCGCATTCCGCCGCAACGCTTGGGCGGCGGCGTGTTCTGGCGACATGAGAACTGGTTCGCACGGGTCCACCTGTTGCAGGCCTATGCGCAGAACAAGATCGCCGCGAATGAAACGCCGACAGCCGGCTACGATCTGCTCAATGCAGAGATCAGCTACACGCAGAAGTTCAAACCGTCGGATTTCGGCGCGCAGGAGTTCGTGTGGGGCGTTGCCGGCAGCAATCTGTTGAATGACGACATCCGCAACCACGTCGCGTTCCGCAAGGACGAGATCCTGCAGCCGGGACGGAATTTTCGCGTGTTTGCGAAAGTGAGGTTTTGA
- the hslV gene encoding ATP-dependent protease subunit HslV: MSSSEMASIPSWRGTTILTVRKGGVVAVGGDGQVSLQATIIKANARKVRRLGKGDVIGGFAGATADAFTLFERLETRLEQYPGQLTRACVELAKDWRTDRYLRRLEAMMIVADKDVTLVLTGTGDVLEPEAGVAGIGSGGNYALASARALLDGPLDAEAIVRKSLDIAADICVYTNRNVTIETINAA, translated from the coding sequence ATGTCCTCCTCCGAAATGGCCTCAATACCCTCTTGGCGCGGCACCACCATCCTGACCGTCCGCAAGGGCGGCGTGGTCGCGGTCGGCGGCGACGGCCAGGTCTCGCTCCAGGCCACCATCATCAAGGCAAACGCCAGGAAGGTCCGCCGCCTCGGCAAGGGCGACGTGATCGGTGGCTTTGCCGGCGCCACCGCCGACGCCTTCACCCTGTTCGAGCGGCTGGAAACCAGGCTCGAGCAATATCCCGGCCAGCTCACCCGCGCCTGCGTCGAGCTTGCCAAGGACTGGCGCACCGACCGCTATCTGCGGCGGCTGGAGGCGATGATGATCGTTGCCGACAAGGACGTCACTTTGGTGCTGACCGGCACCGGCGATGTGCTGGAGCCGGAAGCGGGCGTCGCCGGCATCGGCTCCGGCGGCAATTATGCGCTCGCCTCCGCACGGGCGCTGCTCGACGGTCCGCTGGACGCCGAAGCCATCGTCCGCAAATCGCTTGATATCGCTGCCGATATCTGTGTCTACACCAATCGCAACGTGACCATCGAAACCATCAATGCCGCATGA
- a CDS encoding DUF3551 domain-containing protein, with protein MRYVLTAGILAAALPLLSATAQAREYPWCARYDWSTYNCGFVSFEQCLATVRGIGGICERNPRYAGPPPQQKKRPVR; from the coding sequence ATGCGATATGTCCTGACTGCCGGTATTCTGGCTGCGGCGCTTCCGCTTTTGTCGGCGACGGCACAGGCTCGGGAATATCCCTGGTGTGCCCGCTACGACTGGTCGACCTACAATTGCGGGTTTGTCAGTTTCGAGCAATGTCTCGCGACGGTCAGGGGCATTGGCGGCATTTGCGAGCGCAACCCTCGCTACGCCGGGCCGCCGCCGCAACAGAAGAAGCGCCCGGTCCGCTAG
- the hisA gene encoding 1-(5-phosphoribosyl)-5-[(5-phosphoribosylamino)methylideneamino]imidazole-4-carboxamide isomerase — translation MILFPAIDLKDGLCVRLEQGDMARATVFNRDPAEQAYAFERAGFEYLHIVDLDGAFAGKPVNARAVERILEATSIPMQLGGGIRDMATIEGWLDKGVTRVIIGTAAVRDPVLVRKAAAQFPGKVAVGLDARDGKVAVQGWAESSELSALDTARRFEDAGVAAIIYTDISRDGMLKGLNLDATIALANAVSIPVIASGGLASIADIKAMLEPLARKLEGAIAGRALYDGRLNAAEALSLIKSARGSNARV, via the coding sequence ATGATCCTCTTTCCCGCCATCGATCTCAAGGACGGTCTGTGCGTTCGCCTCGAACAGGGCGACATGGCGCGCGCGACCGTGTTCAACCGCGATCCGGCTGAACAGGCCTATGCCTTTGAGCGCGCCGGCTTTGAATATCTGCACATCGTCGATCTCGACGGCGCGTTCGCCGGCAAGCCGGTGAACGCCAGGGCGGTCGAGCGCATCCTGGAAGCGACCAGCATTCCGATGCAGCTCGGCGGCGGTATCCGCGACATGGCGACGATTGAAGGCTGGCTCGATAAAGGCGTCACCCGCGTCATCATCGGCACCGCTGCCGTGCGCGATCCGGTTCTGGTGCGGAAAGCGGCGGCGCAGTTTCCGGGCAAGGTGGCGGTCGGGCTCGACGCCCGCGACGGCAAGGTGGCGGTGCAGGGCTGGGCGGAAAGCTCCGAGCTATCGGCTCTCGATACTGCACGCCGCTTCGAGGATGCCGGCGTCGCGGCGATCATTTACACCGATATCTCGCGCGACGGCATGCTCAAGGGCCTCAATCTCGACGCCACCATCGCGTTGGCAAATGCGGTGTCGATCCCGGTGATTGCCTCCGGGGGGCTCGCTTCCATCGCAGACATCAAGGCCATGTTGGAGCCGCTGGCGCGAAAGCTTGAGGGAGCAATTGCAGGTCGCGCGCTGTATGATGGACGCCTGAATGCCGCCGAGGCTCTGAGCCTGATCAAGTCTGCGCGAGGCTCGAACGCTCGTGTTTAA
- the hslU gene encoding ATP-dependent protease ATPase subunit HslU — protein MTDFSPREIVSELDRFIIGQGDAKRAVAIALRNRWRRLQLDEKLREEVLPKNILMIGPTGVGKTEISRRLAKLAGAPFIKVEATKFTEVGYVGRDVEQIVRDLIEVAIAQTRERKRKDVQARAELAAEERVINALVGENSSAATKESFRKKLRAGELNDKEIEVEVQSSGGGMPLFDIPGMPGAQMGAISIGDIFGKLGGRPKTRRVTVAESHEILINEESDKLLDQEMLVQDAIRAVENNGIVFLDELDKICAREGRMGGDVSREGVQRDLLPLIEGTTVSTKHGPVKTDHILFIASGAFHISKPSDLLPELQGRLPIRVELRALTREDFRRILTDTEASLIKQYIALMKTEGVTLDFTDDAIDAIADIAVAVNASVENIGARRLQTVMERVLDDISFTATDRAGETLTIDGNYVRKSIGDLAKNADLSRFIL, from the coding sequence ATGACCGACTTCTCTCCCCGCGAAATCGTCTCCGAGCTCGACCGCTTCATCATCGGCCAGGGCGACGCCAAGCGCGCGGTGGCTATCGCGCTGCGCAATCGCTGGCGACGCCTGCAGCTCGACGAGAAGCTGCGCGAGGAAGTGCTGCCGAAGAACATCCTGATGATCGGCCCGACCGGCGTCGGAAAAACCGAGATTTCAAGGCGTCTGGCGAAGCTCGCCGGGGCCCCGTTTATCAAGGTGGAAGCCACGAAATTCACTGAGGTCGGCTATGTCGGCCGCGACGTCGAGCAGATCGTGCGCGACCTGATCGAAGTCGCCATCGCGCAAACACGTGAAAGAAAACGAAAGGACGTACAGGCGCGCGCCGAACTGGCCGCTGAAGAACGCGTCATCAATGCCCTGGTCGGGGAAAATTCCAGCGCTGCCACCAAGGAATCCTTTCGCAAAAAGCTGCGGGCCGGCGAGCTGAACGACAAGGAAATCGAAGTCGAGGTGCAATCGAGCGGCGGCGGCATGCCGCTGTTCGATATCCCCGGAATGCCCGGTGCGCAGATGGGTGCCATCTCTATTGGCGACATTTTCGGCAAGCTCGGCGGCCGACCGAAGACCCGTCGTGTCACTGTCGCCGAATCGCACGAAATTCTGATCAACGAGGAATCCGACAAACTGCTTGATCAGGAAATGCTGGTGCAGGATGCGATCAGAGCGGTTGAGAATAACGGCATCGTATTTCTCGACGAGCTGGACAAGATCTGCGCGCGCGAGGGCCGCATGGGCGGCGACGTGTCGCGCGAGGGCGTGCAGCGCGACCTGTTGCCGCTGATCGAAGGCACCACGGTGTCGACCAAGCACGGACCGGTGAAGACCGATCACATCCTGTTCATTGCGTCCGGCGCATTCCACATTTCCAAGCCATCGGATCTCTTGCCGGAATTGCAGGGTCGCTTGCCGATCCGCGTCGAGCTGCGCGCACTCACGCGCGAGGATTTCCGCCGCATCCTCACCGACACGGAAGCATCGCTGATCAAACAATATATCGCGCTGATGAAGACCGAAGGCGTCACGCTCGACTTCACCGATGACGCCATCGACGCCATCGCCGATATTGCGGTGGCGGTGAATGCGAGCGTTGAGAATATCGGCGCGCGGCGCCTGCAGACGGTGATGGAGCGCGTGCTCGATGACATCTCCTTCACAGCCACCGACCGTGCCGGCGAGACGCTGACAATCGACGGCAACTATGTGCGCAAGTCGATCGGCGACCTCGCCAAGAACGCCGACCTCAGCCGCTTCATTCTCTGA
- a CDS encoding DUF2628 domain-containing protein → MAVYTVHQPPLRKGETAPDPDRFVLVRDGFYFWAFLLGPLWMVWRRLWLVLALYIAVMVGVGFALQLVSASTGLRVFVLLAMAILVGLEAGTLRRWTLGWRGWKNVGVVVGDDRDAAERRFFSEWIDSGQKMTRAEAIKPRTGGVRMPKGNSPDVIGLFPEADKPR, encoded by the coding sequence ATGGCGGTCTATACGGTGCATCAGCCGCCGCTGCGCAAAGGCGAAACCGCTCCCGACCCGGATCGTTTTGTGCTGGTGCGCGACGGCTTTTATTTTTGGGCATTCCTGTTAGGGCCGCTCTGGATGGTCTGGCGGCGGCTGTGGCTGGTGCTCGCGCTTTACATCGCAGTCATGGTCGGCGTCGGGTTCGCGCTGCAGCTCGTGAGTGCATCGACGGGCCTGCGGGTGTTCGTGCTGTTGGCCATGGCCATTCTTGTCGGACTTGAAGCGGGAACGCTGCGTCGCTGGACGCTCGGTTGGCGCGGCTGGAAGAATGTCGGCGTGGTCGTCGGCGACGATCGTGACGCGGCGGAGCGCCGCTTCTTCTCGGAATGGATCGATAGCGGCCAGAAAATGACACGTGCCGAGGCGATCAAGCCGCGTACGGGCGGCGTTCGCATGCCGAAAGGAAACAGCCCCGACGTGATCGGCCTGTTTCCGGAAGCGGACAAACCGCGATGA
- a CDS encoding GNAT family N-acetyltransferase, producing the protein MPHDPDQISFVPVEPRHCPLLQKWLGEPHMREWWGDPDTELGYIRDMVEGRDTTRPFLIALEGDPIGYIQYWFIGHHQNEQWIKDHPWLAELPSETIGVDLSIGRPEKISKGIGSKALAAFVSALREKGHQTIIIDPDPNNARAVRAYEKAGFRSVPHLEGRTGDVLIMQHDPNANEIT; encoded by the coding sequence ATGCCGCATGATCCGGACCAGATCAGCTTTGTTCCGGTGGAGCCGCGCCATTGTCCCCTGCTCCAGAAGTGGCTTGGCGAACCGCATATGCGGGAATGGTGGGGTGATCCCGACACCGAACTCGGCTACATCCGCGACATGGTGGAAGGACGCGACACGACCCGGCCGTTCCTGATCGCGCTGGAAGGCGATCCCATCGGTTACATCCAGTACTGGTTCATCGGCCATCATCAGAACGAACAATGGATCAAGGATCATCCATGGCTCGCTGAATTGCCGTCGGAGACCATCGGCGTCGATCTGTCGATCGGGCGCCCGGAGAAAATCTCAAAGGGCATCGGATCAAAAGCGCTGGCTGCGTTCGTCTCCGCACTGCGTGAGAAAGGTCACCAGACCATCATCATTGATCCGGACCCCAATAACGCGCGGGCCGTGCGTGCCTATGAAAAAGCCGGCTTCCGGTCCGTGCCTCATCTGGAAGGACGCACCGGCGACGTGCTGATTATGCAGCACGATCCCAATGCAAATGAGATAACATGA
- a CDS encoding 2-hydroxychromene-2-carboxylate isomerase, with the protein MSGPRLTFWFEFASTYSYPAAMRIRDLAGRLGVAVDYRPFLLGPIFSAQGWNNSPFNIYEAKGRYMWRDLARICEEYGLPFRKPAVFPQNGLLAARVALVGLSEGWGEDFVQAVYRTEFAEGRLIHDPAVIQGILRSLQRDPKSVFDASQQDAIKAQLRTQTEQAQRLGIFGAPSFTTQDGELFWGNDRLEAALAWASAKGA; encoded by the coding sequence ATGTCCGGTCCCCGCCTGACCTTCTGGTTCGAATTCGCCTCCACCTATTCCTATCCCGCCGCGATGCGGATTCGCGATCTGGCGGGCAGACTGGGCGTTGCCGTCGATTACCGTCCCTTTCTGCTCGGTCCGATTTTCAGCGCGCAAGGCTGGAATAATTCGCCGTTCAATATCTACGAGGCGAAAGGTCGGTACATGTGGCGGGACCTCGCCCGGATTTGCGAGGAGTACGGCCTTCCGTTTCGGAAGCCCGCCGTCTTCCCGCAGAATGGTTTGCTGGCCGCACGCGTCGCGCTTGTGGGGCTCAGCGAAGGATGGGGCGAGGATTTTGTGCAGGCGGTTTATCGTACCGAGTTCGCGGAAGGCCGCCTGATCCACGACCCCGCGGTCATCCAGGGTATCCTGCGGTCGCTGCAGCGCGATCCCAAGAGCGTCTTCGATGCCTCGCAGCAGGACGCGATCAAGGCCCAACTGCGCACGCAGACCGAGCAGGCGCAGAGGCTCGGCATTTTTGGCGCGCCAAGCTTCACGACGCAGGACGGCGAGCTGTTCTGGGGCAATGATCGGCTGGAAGCGGCTTTGGCCTGGGCGAGCGCCAAGGGAGCCTGA
- the hisB gene encoding imidazoleglycerol-phosphate dehydratase HisB has translation MRKAEVKRTTKETDIAVAVDLDGKGQSSIATGIGFLDHMLDLLARHSRMDITVKAKGDLHIDYHHTAEDVGIALGQAVKQSLGDMKGITRYADVHVPMDEALTRVAIDVSGRPFLVFKVKFMRDKIGTFDTELVNEWFQAFTMNAGITLHVETLYGSNDHHISESCFKALARALRAALAIDPRAANEIPSTKGSLGG, from the coding sequence ATGCGCAAGGCCGAGGTGAAGCGCACCACCAAGGAAACCGACATTGCCGTTGCGGTCGATCTCGACGGCAAAGGCCAGTCGTCGATTGCGACCGGCATCGGCTTCCTCGACCATATGCTTGACCTGCTGGCACGCCATTCCCGGATGGACATCACCGTCAAGGCCAAGGGCGACCTGCACATCGACTACCACCACACCGCCGAGGATGTCGGCATTGCGCTCGGCCAGGCGGTGAAGCAGTCGCTCGGCGACATGAAGGGCATCACCCGCTACGCCGACGTGCATGTTCCGATGGACGAGGCGCTGACGCGTGTTGCGATCGATGTCTCCGGGCGGCCGTTCCTGGTATTCAAGGTCAAGTTCATGCGCGACAAGATCGGCACCTTCGACACCGAGCTGGTCAACGAGTGGTTCCAGGCTTTTACGATGAATGCCGGCATCACGCTGCATGTCGAGACCTTGTACGGCTCGAACGATCACCACATTTCCGAATCATGCTTCAAGGCGCTGGCGCGCGCGTTGCGTGCCGCCTTGGCGATCGATCCGCGCGCGGCGAATGAAATTCCCTCGACCAAGGGATCGCTCGGCGGGTGA
- the hisF gene encoding imidazole glycerol phosphate synthase subunit HisF, giving the protein MFKVRVIPCLDVKDGRVVKGVKFLDLRDAGDPVEAAIAYDAAGADELCFLDITASHENRGTILDVVRRTAEACFMPLTVGGGVRTVDDIRTLLQSGADKVSINTAAVNRRAFVKEAAEKFGDQCIVVAIDAKKVSNSGEKDRWEIFTHGGRNPTGIDAVEYAKEVVSLGAGEILLTSMDRDGTKSGFDIGLTRAIADSISVPVIASGGVGNLDHLVAGIRDGHAMAVLAASIFHFGEYSVRQAKEYMAAAGLPMRLDP; this is encoded by the coding sequence GTGTTTAAGGTTCGCGTCATCCCCTGCCTCGACGTCAAAGACGGCCGTGTCGTCAAGGGCGTCAAGTTCCTCGACCTGCGCGATGCCGGCGATCCGGTGGAAGCTGCCATCGCCTATGACGCGGCCGGTGCCGACGAGCTTTGCTTTCTCGACATCACCGCCAGTCATGAAAACCGCGGGACCATTCTCGATGTCGTGCGCCGCACGGCGGAAGCCTGTTTCATGCCGCTCACGGTCGGTGGCGGCGTCCGAACGGTCGACGATATCCGCACGCTGCTGCAATCGGGCGCCGACAAGGTGTCGATCAACACCGCGGCGGTGAACCGGCGCGCTTTCGTGAAGGAGGCGGCGGAAAAGTTCGGCGACCAGTGCATCGTGGTCGCGATTGACGCAAAGAAAGTGTCGAATTCGGGCGAGAAAGACCGCTGGGAAATCTTCACCCATGGCGGCCGCAATCCGACCGGAATCGACGCAGTCGAATACGCAAAGGAAGTCGTGTCGCTTGGCGCCGGCGAGATCCTGCTCACATCGATGGATCGCGACGGCACCAAGTCAGGCTTTGACATCGGATTGACGCGCGCCATTGCGGACAGCATCAGCGTGCCGGTGATCGCTTCCGGCGGCGTCGGCAATCTCGACCATCTGGTTGCGGGCATCCGCGACGGACACGCGATGGCCGTGCTGGCGGCGTCCATCTTCCATTTCGGGGAATATTCGGTGCGGCAGGCCAAGGAATACATGGCTGCAGCGGGCTTGCCGATGCGGCTTGATCCGTAA
- a CDS encoding argininosuccinate synthase yields MTQSGPKKGDVKKVVLAYSGGLDTSIILKWLQTTYGCEVVTFTADLGQGEELEPARNKALLLGIKPENIFIEDLREEFVRDYVFPMFRANTVYEGQYLLGTSIARPLIGKKQIEIAEKVGADAVCHGATGKGNDQVRFELGYYALKPDVTVIAPWREWDLTSRTKLIDFAEKHQIPIAKDKRGDAPFSVDANLLHASSEGKVLEDPSLEVPDYVYSRTDDPEKAPDTPTVITVDFEKGDAVAIDGKKMSPATLLAKLNELGKKNGIGRLDLVENRFVGMKSRGMYETPGGTILLAAHRGIESITLDRGAAHLKDELMPKYAELIYNGFWFSPEREMLQAAIDKSQEFVTGRVTLKLYKGSAWVIGRESPYSLYDQELVTFEEGAVAYDHRDAAGFIKLNALRLRTLGQRKKKLKL; encoded by the coding sequence ATGACCCAGAGCGGCCCAAAAAAGGGCGACGTCAAGAAAGTGGTGCTGGCCTATTCCGGTGGGCTCGACACCTCGATCATTCTGAAATGGCTGCAGACAACCTATGGCTGCGAGGTGGTGACCTTCACGGCCGATCTCGGCCAGGGCGAGGAGCTGGAGCCTGCGCGGAACAAGGCGCTGCTGCTGGGGATCAAGCCGGAGAATATCTTCATCGAGGATCTGCGCGAGGAATTCGTCCGCGACTACGTCTTCCCGATGTTCCGCGCCAACACAGTCTATGAGGGGCAATATCTGCTCGGCACGTCGATTGCGCGTCCGCTGATCGGCAAGAAGCAGATTGAGATCGCCGAGAAGGTCGGTGCTGACGCAGTGTGTCACGGCGCCACCGGCAAGGGCAATGACCAGGTGCGCTTCGAGCTGGGCTATTACGCGCTGAAGCCCGACGTGACGGTGATCGCGCCGTGGCGTGAATGGGACCTCACCTCGCGCACCAAGCTGATCGACTTCGCCGAGAAGCATCAGATTCCGATCGCGAAGGACAAGCGTGGCGACGCGCCGTTCTCGGTCGACGCCAATCTTCTGCATGCCTCGTCGGAAGGCAAGGTGCTGGAAGATCCGAGCCTGGAAGTGCCGGATTATGTCTATTCGCGCACCGACGATCCGGAGAAGGCGCCGGATACGCCAACCGTCATCACCGTCGATTTCGAGAAGGGCGATGCGGTTGCTATCGACGGCAAGAAGATGTCGCCGGCGACATTGCTGGCGAAACTCAACGAGCTCGGCAAGAAGAACGGGATTGGCCGTCTCGATCTCGTGGAGAACCGCTTCGTCGGCATGAAGTCGCGCGGCATGTATGAGACGCCAGGCGGCACCATCCTGCTCGCCGCGCATCGCGGCATCGAGAGCATCACGCTTGATCGCGGCGCGGCGCATCTCAAGGATGAGCTGATGCCGAAATATGCCGAGCTGATCTATAACGGCTTCTGGTTCTCGCCGGAGCGCGAGATGCTGCAGGCGGCGATCGACAAGAGCCAGGAATTCGTCACCGGCCGCGTGACACTGAAGCTCTACAAGGGCAGCGCCTGGGTGATTGGCCGCGAAAGCCCCTATTCGCTCTATGACCAGGAGCTCGTCACCTTCGAGGAAGGTGCGGTCGCCTATGATCATCGCGACGCGGCGGGCTTCATCAAGCTCAACGCGTTGCGCCTGCGCACGCTGGGCCAGCGCAAGAAGAAGCTGAAGCTCTGA